The genome window CACCCGGCATCGAAGCAACACTTTCCCGTTGATTCTCTCCTTCTAAAACAAAAACCGGATAAATCAAATCATTAACCGTAAGCTGGTGCTCAGCCATTAAGCGTCGGGAAAAATCATCTCTGCGCATACGGCGCATTCTGCGGGCCGGAAATTGCCCAAAGCTATTATTCATTCGTTCTCCTCTTGAGCAACAGTGCCCGATAAAATTTCTTTGTTAACTACCTGGTTTCGGCCATTTTCTTTCGCCTGATATAAGGCTTTATCGGCGGCATTAAAAATATCAACTGGCTGAACATCTGCCTGATGCTGATAAGTACTGACTCCGCAACTAATAGTTAATGACAGTTCTGTAACACCAATATCAAAGATTTGTGCTATCACTTTTTCTCTGAGCTCATTCGCTAACGCCACGGCTCCAGCATTATCAGTTTCCGGCAGGATCAGACAAAACTCTTCGCCACCATAACGACAGGCAATATCAGTGCTCCGGCGCATTAACTGTTGAATGGTTTTAGCTAATGTAACTAAGCAATTATCTCCGGCAGAATGACCATAATTATCATTAATTTTTTTAAAATAATCGATATCGATAATCACTAAACTTAATGGCGTTAAATTACGACGACTACGACGAAATTCCGCTAGCATTTTTTGATCATAAAAGCGTCGGTTATAAAGACCCGTAAGCTCGTCCAAGGTATTTTTTTGTGCCAGTTCCCTGTTCGCTTCTTCCAGCTCCTGTAGCGCAATATTAAGCTCAAAAGTGCGTTCCTGAACTCTGCTCTCTAACTGTTCCTGAGTTCGAGCCTGCAATTCAATTAATTCGTCACGCACCTGTTTTGATTGCATTTCACTTTCTAGTGCCGCGCGTTGTGCACTATATTTTTTATCAATTTGCAATGCTGACTGGCGCGCTAATAAATAAACAATAAATAATCCCGAACAACAATTCCCAAAGGTATAAGTCAAGGCATCAAAATCAAACCAGCCAACTAGCAGCACATTAACAATGACCACTAATGCTTGTATCACAACAAACCCGGTAAATAATTTGGCTAATCTATCCTGCCCCCGTAGCAGCGTTTTCACTAGCACACCAAGTAGCACTATCGAGACGATACTAAGCAACTGACTGATCAAGAAATTGACGTTAAGAGGTAAAAATATGCTCAAGCCAATATTAAACAACATTAACCAGGCCGTAGCGCAAAACAACTGATATATTTTTGGCTGACGCGCCGCTAAATTAAACAATTGTCCGCTAAAGCCGAGTAATGTAATTACCGATAGCGATGTTAATACTGGTATTTCAAGGCCACGCACTAATGTGAGTCCAGGAAAAATAGTATGCAGATTCACACCGTAAATCACAGCCAACAGCAAAGACTGCAATAAATAATATCCCGCCAGTAAAAACATCATTTGTTGCTTATTGGCGAAAGCGACGAACAATAGAATCACCGCAAACGCAAAGAGGCTGCCAACCGCGAGGCCTAACGATAAATATTCAGCTGCCAGAAATTGGCTAAACTGCACTTCGCTCATTAACTCTAGAGTTAAAAAATCAGCCATTGGCGAGCTTAACGCAAGATAAACAGTAATAGTTTGTTCGGAAGTCAAGGTGATCGCACTATGGATGAGGTTATTGAGTTCACGTTCACTGACTAGTGACTTAACATTGGCTGATGGCGTTTCAACAAAAAATCGTTCAGCGAAAATATATTCGCCCCCCGTTAACACCAACTGAAAATGTGCCTCCTGCTTAGTATGGTTAGTCAACTTTACCGCTAACCAATTTAAGGGCTCAGTAATTGGTACACGATTCCCAGCTTGTTGCTGCCAGAACTGCTGTTCAATAGTGAGCACTTTATCAATCGGCAATGATTGCGCCTGAGATGACGGTAGCACAAAGTACTGAACCGAAATCGATTTATCGGTCACTGTTAACTCGCTGGCACAGAGCAAATCTGTCACCAATACCGACACTAATAACAAGAGGGTTCCTGTTATTCGCATAATCGCTCCATTCCAAAGACGTCAACGCTATTAGTCATACTATATCGCATAATATCGTCAGTAGAACAGCCCATTTCCTGCGCTAAAACCTGGACAATATAAGGTAAATAACCTGGTTCATTGCGGCTACTTTTCGGCTTAGGTCGGATATTCCTTGGTGTTAAATAAGGCGCATCTGTTTCTATCATTAAACGCTCGAGCGGAATATGTTTAACTATCTCTCTCAATTCCTGGCCACGGCGTTCATCACAGACCCAACCCGTAATACCAATATACATGTTGTGCGCTAAGCAAGCCTTTAATTGCGTTAAATCTCCAGTAAAGCAATGGGACACCATAGCGGGTACTTTACTAACAAAAGGCATTAGTATTTCCAGCCAGCTATCAAAAGCATCACGCTGGTGTAAAAACAGCGGCATTTTTAATTTGCTAGCCAGCGCAACTTGGTCGGCAAAAACTTTTTGTTGATTTTCCGGCGTAGAAAAATTTCGGTTAAAATCTAAACCACATTCCCCAATAGCTTTGACATAAGGTGATTGTGCTAATAATTGCAGCTCAGTGAGGTAATTATCGCTAACATTATTCGCATCATGAGGATGCACGCCAGCGGTACAAGCTAGGTATTGCGGATACTGTTGGCATAATGCCAAAGCTTGCTGACTTTCGTTGACGTTAGTACCGGTAACTAGCAAACCTTTTATACCTGCGGCTTGAGCTCGCTCAATCACTAGTTCCCGATCTTTATCAAAACGAGAGTTTGTAAAATTAACGCCTATGTCTATCAAATCATCTGTTCGCTATGTTGCCGTTAAACAAAACTTATTCGTGGTTTACTTCTTCCGTCGATTGCTCATCGTCTTCCTTGTAATAAATACTAGAAATAA of Thalassotalea insulae contains these proteins:
- a CDS encoding GGDEF domain-containing protein, which encodes MRITGTLLLLVSVLVTDLLCASELTVTDKSISVQYFVLPSSQAQSLPIDKVLTIEQQFWQQQAGNRVPITEPLNWLAVKLTNHTKQEAHFQLVLTGGEYIFAERFFVETPSANVKSLVSERELNNLIHSAITLTSEQTITVYLALSSPMADFLTLELMSEVQFSQFLAAEYLSLGLAVGSLFAFAVILLFVAFANKQQMMFLLAGYYLLQSLLLAVIYGVNLHTIFPGLTLVRGLEIPVLTSLSVITLLGFSGQLFNLAARQPKIYQLFCATAWLMLFNIGLSIFLPLNVNFLISQLLSIVSIVLLGVLVKTLLRGQDRLAKLFTGFVVIQALVVIVNVLLVGWFDFDALTYTFGNCCSGLFIVYLLARQSALQIDKKYSAQRAALESEMQSKQVRDELIELQARTQEQLESRVQERTFELNIALQELEEANRELAQKNTLDELTGLYNRRFYDQKMLAEFRRSRRNLTPLSLVIIDIDYFKKINDNYGHSAGDNCLVTLAKTIQQLMRRSTDIACRYGGEEFCLILPETDNAGAVALANELREKVIAQIFDIGVTELSLTISCGVSTYQHQADVQPVDIFNAADKALYQAKENGRNQVVNKEILSGTVAQEENE
- a CDS encoding TatD family hydrolase; protein product: MIDIGVNFTNSRFDKDRELVIERAQAAGIKGLLVTGTNVNESQQALALCQQYPQYLACTAGVHPHDANNVSDNYLTELQLLAQSPYVKAIGECGLDFNRNFSTPENQQKVFADQVALASKLKMPLFLHQRDAFDSWLEILMPFVSKVPAMVSHCFTGDLTQLKACLAHNMYIGITGWVCDERRGQELREIVKHIPLERLMIETDAPYLTPRNIRPKPKSSRNEPGYLPYIVQVLAQEMGCSTDDIMRYSMTNSVDVFGMERLCE